From the genome of Paenibacillus hamazuiensis:
CAAAAGCCACCCCGAGCTTCGCGGCAATTCTTTGTTTGGCCTGTGCGTAATATGCCGAGGCTGGGTCGCCTTCGACCAAAATGGTTGCCATTTTAGGCTGCACGCCTGCCGATTTCCATTCCTCCACTTGCGATCTGACCGTTTCATACACCTGATCCGCCGCTTCTTTCGCCTTCATGACCAATGCCATGTCGAGTACCTCCCTAACAATTTTTTAGAGCGATAAACAAAAAAAAGCACCTGCGCCGGCTCGTCAGCATAACGAGTCCCACCGCAGATACTTTCCCCAGGCGAACGGACGTTTCAGCTGTATGCTTCCTCGTGGTTCATTCCACTTTCATCGCCAGTCACATACAGGGTTATTTCCTTCATTTTATCAAAGATCGGGCTCAAAGGAAACCGTTATAACCAAAGATGCGCGCTGCCGGACCGAATAAATTACGAATCCGGCAGGATACTATTGGGGAACGAAATCGTTTAATGGAGGATGAGCATGTCATCTTATAAGCCTCAGGAAAAGCAGGCCAACATCGAATTCAGCTGCACGGAGATCGGGGGACTTTGGGGCGTTTATATGCAGGAGAGTATGGCGGTATGCTTCCTGACCTACTTGATCCATCATCTTCAGGATGCGGAAATTATTCCTTTGGCCAAAGAGGTTTTGTCCGTTTCGCAGGATCGGATAAGTAAAATCAAAAAAATGTTCCTCGCCGAAAATTTCCCCATACCCGCAGGCTTTTCGGAGGGCGATGTAAACCTGGCCGCACCGCCGCTTTTTCACGACACGTTCACCTTAAGTTTCATCTATATGATGAATCGCCTTGGAATGATTAATTTCTCTTTTGTCGCCTCCAATAATGTTCGGCTTGATGTTCTGGATTTTTTTAACGAGTGTATACATTCATCAACCGAAATGTTCGGAAAAGCGGTACGCATGATGCTGGAGAAAGGCGTCTATGACCGTCCGCCGAAAATGAATTACCCCCAAAAAATCGAGTACGTGCAGAAATTATCATTTATGGACGGATTGTTTAGCGGAAAAAGGCCTCTGAACGCTATTGAATTATCTGAAATCTTTTTCAATATCGAGCGAAATTACTTCTCCGTCATTATCATGCTTGGATTTGCCCAAGTGCTGCAGGATAAAAAATTAAAGGATTTCGTCATGAGAGGCAAAAAAATCAGCGAGCGGCAGATCGAATTATTTAACAATCTGCTCATGGAGGAGGATTTGCTCGGAACCGTAACCGTCAGTATGGAAGTAACGGATTCGACCGTTTCGCCCTTTTCGGAAAAAATGATCATATCGCTGATCCATATATTGAACTCTGTGGACATTCTCTTGATCTCGCACGCCCTGGCGCTGTCAATGCGGGCCGATCTCGCCGCTCATTACACGAAGATCATCGGCGAGGTGATGTCGTACGCCAAGGATACTTTTGATCTTGTGGTGGAACGAAAATGGCTGGAGCAGCCTCCTCTTACGACAAATCGAAAACAGCTCATTCAATCTTAAAAAACCGCAAAGCTGCGGTCGCCCGGAGCTTTGCGGCTCGTTTAATGCGGCAGCTGCGCATACATCCGCACGCTGTTTTTACCGGCTTGCTTTACGGCATACATAGCCTGATCGGCACGCTTCAGCAGCATCTCGAGCGTAGTTCCGTGATTCGGAAAAAGAGCGACGCCGATGCTCGGACTTACTTTAAGCGAAGCCCCGTGATAAATGAACGGTTCGTTCAGCTTGTCCAGCAGCTGTCCGGCAAATCGCGCGGCCGCGCAGTCGTCCTCAAGCGGCTGAAGCAGAACCGTGAACTCGTCACCGCCCATCCGGGCCGCCATATCGCCAATGCCGATGCTTTGCCTGAGCCGGATTCCGACGGTATTCAGCACAAAATCGCCTGCGCCGTGCCCATACCGGTCGTTGATGAATTTGAAGCCGTCGAGATCGATCAGCAGCAGCGCGAGCTTCTGTCCGGATGCCTCCGCTTGCTTCAGCGCCGCATCGGCGTGCTCCTGAAATTTTCGGCGGTTGGGCAGCTCGGTTAAAGAGTCGTGATAAGCCATGTAGTTGATCAGCGCTTCCGCATGCTTGCGGTGGGTAATATCTTTGGCGATGCAGTATACGCCGATGACCTCGTTATCCACCTTGATCGGCAGCATCGACACGCTGATTTCCACGCGGCTGCCGTTTTTATGAATAAGAGCGGATTCGAGATTGTATGTGCTTCCCCTCTTCGTTTCTTCGAAATAATAACGGAGCTCGTCGATCCGCTCCACCGTAATTACCTCCCGCACCAAGCGCAGGTGCAGCTCTCGAAACGTATAGCCG
Proteins encoded in this window:
- a CDS encoding DUF3231 family protein; translated protein: MSSYKPQEKQANIEFSCTEIGGLWGVYMQESMAVCFLTYLIHHLQDAEIIPLAKEVLSVSQDRISKIKKMFLAENFPIPAGFSEGDVNLAAPPLFHDTFTLSFIYMMNRLGMINFSFVASNNVRLDVLDFFNECIHSSTEMFGKAVRMMLEKGVYDRPPKMNYPQKIEYVQKLSFMDGLFSGKRPLNAIELSEIFFNIERNYFSVIIMLGFAQVLQDKKLKDFVMRGKKISERQIELFNNLLMEEDLLGTVTVSMEVTDSTVSPFSEKMIISLIHILNSVDILLISHALALSMRADLAAHYTKIIGEVMSYAKDTFDLVVERKWLEQPPLTTNRKQLIQS
- a CDS encoding GGDEF domain-containing protein, whose protein sequence is MAYHDSLTELPNRRKFQEHADAALKQAEASGQKLALLLIDLDGFKFINDRYGHGAGDFVLNTVGIRLRQSIGIGDMAARMGGDEFTVLLQPLEDDCAAARFAGQLLDKLNEPFIYHGASLKVSPSIGVALFPNHGTTLEMLLKRADQAMYAVKQAGKNSVRMYAQLPH